The Prosthecobacter dejongeii genome contains a region encoding:
- a CDS encoding RecQ family ATP-dependent DNA helicase encodes MPQDLTATLRQHFGHAAFRPGQEAVMQALLAGRSALALFPTSAGKSLCYQLPALLMDGVTLVISPLIALMKDQVEALKARGIGAARLDSSLKLEEAQQVFEDLRTGKTKLLYIAPERLMNENFMERLKRIKIAMMAVDEAHCISEWGHNFRPEYLRLAHVAKELEISPVLALTATATPSVAADIRRAFDIVQEDHIQTSFHRPNLHYRITPCAAVKRKEVLTKLLLKRQVPSIVYVTLQQTAEEVATHLQKAGVNALAYHAGLPDEYRHAAQDGFMTGQTEVIVATIAFGMGIDKADIRAVYHYNLPKTLENYMQETGRAGRDGKVSVCEMLACQDDCTVLANFTFGDTPTPQALRQLVDHLLRQGDEFDISIYDLSGSTDIRPLVIETVLTNLELGGLVRPLGMFYSSYQYSFLQPEARILAGHKPERQAFLRKLFACGKRGHKWTTLVLDEAAAEMGEPRERLLKALTWLEEAGEIQMKPSGSRQRYRLCGDAADRDPEAVSQKMQQLFAGRELRDVQRLDQILELASQRECIPRWLLRYFGEEMAEDCGTCTSCLERAKKVDMSEPRSIPQSARPGVTTEDVAVIRTLLDERHPALRTPRQLARFLCGITSPATTRARLTRLDSFGMLDQVPFADVLAQAETMR; translated from the coding sequence ATGCCTCAAGATCTCACCGCCACCCTTCGCCAGCACTTTGGCCATGCGGCTTTTCGCCCAGGGCAGGAGGCTGTGATGCAGGCGTTGCTGGCGGGGCGGAGTGCGCTGGCGCTTTTTCCCACCAGTGCCGGAAAGTCTCTGTGCTATCAGCTTCCAGCTTTGCTGATGGATGGAGTCACCTTGGTCATTTCACCTCTCATCGCGCTGATGAAAGATCAGGTGGAGGCGCTGAAGGCGAGGGGCATTGGCGCGGCGCGGTTGGATTCATCTTTGAAATTGGAAGAGGCGCAGCAAGTCTTTGAGGATCTGCGCACCGGAAAGACGAAGCTGCTCTACATCGCACCTGAGCGGCTGATGAATGAGAACTTCATGGAGCGGCTGAAGCGGATCAAAATCGCCATGATGGCGGTGGATGAAGCGCACTGCATTTCGGAGTGGGGGCATAACTTCCGGCCAGAGTATTTGCGTCTGGCGCATGTGGCGAAAGAGCTGGAGATTTCCCCCGTGTTGGCCCTCACGGCCACTGCGACCCCGAGCGTGGCGGCGGATATTCGGCGGGCTTTTGACATTGTCCAGGAGGATCACATCCAGACCTCCTTCCATCGGCCTAACTTACATTACCGAATCACTCCCTGCGCGGCGGTGAAGCGCAAAGAGGTACTGACGAAGCTGCTGCTGAAACGCCAGGTGCCGTCCATCGTATACGTCACACTGCAACAGACGGCTGAGGAAGTGGCGACGCATCTGCAAAAAGCTGGGGTCAATGCGCTGGCGTATCATGCGGGGCTGCCGGACGAATATCGGCACGCGGCGCAGGATGGTTTCATGACCGGACAGACGGAAGTGATCGTGGCGACCATCGCTTTCGGGATGGGGATTGATAAGGCGGATATCCGGGCGGTGTATCACTACAACCTGCCTAAAACGCTGGAAAACTACATGCAGGAAACGGGCCGTGCGGGGCGCGATGGCAAGGTATCTGTCTGTGAAATGCTGGCCTGCCAAGATGACTGCACCGTGCTGGCAAATTTCACCTTTGGGGATACCCCCACGCCGCAGGCCCTGCGGCAGTTGGTGGACCATCTGCTGCGGCAGGGAGATGAATTTGATATTTCCATTTATGATCTTTCTGGCAGCACGGACATACGCCCTTTGGTGATTGAGACGGTTTTGACAAACTTAGAGTTAGGTGGGCTGGTGCGCCCGCTGGGCATGTTTTATTCCAGTTATCAGTACAGTTTTCTCCAGCCCGAGGCGCGCATCCTGGCGGGGCATAAACCAGAACGGCAGGCGTTTTTACGGAAGCTTTTCGCCTGTGGGAAACGCGGGCACAAATGGACCACTTTAGTCCTGGATGAAGCTGCGGCTGAAATGGGCGAACCACGGGAGCGCCTGCTGAAGGCGCTGACCTGGCTGGAGGAGGCGGGAGAGATTCAGATGAAACCCAGTGGCTCACGCCAGCGATACAGGCTGTGTGGGGATGCTGCTGACCGCGATCCTGAGGCGGTGAGTCAAAAGATGCAGCAGCTCTTTGCCGGGCGTGAGCTGCGGGATGTGCAGCGGCTGGACCAGATCCTCGAACTGGCCAGTCAGCGCGAATGCATCCCGCGCTGGTTGCTACGCTATTTTGGCGAGGAGATGGCGGAGGACTGCGGCACCTGCACGAGCTGCCTGGAGCGGGCAAAAAAGGTGGACATGAGTGAGCCACGCAGCATTCCACAGTCGGCACGACCGGGAGTCACGACGGAAGATGTGGCGGTTATCCGCACACTTTTGGATGAGCGGCATCCCGCACTGCGCACGCCGCGGCAGTTGGCACGCTTTCTGTGTGGCATCACCAGCCCTGCGACCACGCGGGCTCGCCTCACACGATTGGATAGCTTTGGCATGCTGGACCAAGTGCCCTTTGCCGATGTGCTGGCGCAGGCGGAGACGATGCGCTGA
- the glnD gene encoding [protein-PII] uridylyltransferase, giving the protein MTVQEYQRRLEAAAQKVFGKDVALPRGRTETLKLCKRFLRLKEQRIKQRHRAGGSGVEICRMRSDVMDYIVRLLWQECLAALEPAVRNKLNLSVVAHGGYGRQVMSPGSDVDLTFMLPGNSSNVSPELAKLIGDYLLFFYDMKLKVGHGTRSVGDCLKLANESMETKTALMEARFLCGSEEAIQDFRARFDKECMTGREAEFLKLRQQDLASRHNKYGGTNCVQEPNVKNGCGGLRDYQNLIWMTYAKLGTLNPQDLVTKGLLTPAGWKEIQQAYDFILRTRNEMHYTEKRASDILTLRLQGFVATNLGYRHKRILRRIEAFMREYYMATRDILQRSSEVMDRFHLQALEDESTRKGLLNFMVRRKTALKRAEKFDGFIAKNERLFVEDKALFKEDPSKLMQVFLHTQQRHLRLSPELFQLMQESFRLVNVSYRYNKGVRETFEAILSCKGDVARVMRQMHRVGFLGRYMPEFGALTCLVQHEFFHRYTADEHTLRTLDKLDELSGPPKPGLSLYQNLLHELAQPAILYLALLLHDAGRAANAKAHDAESTVMADAVCRRLQIKGEKRKLLLFLVDNHLLMYRTATTMNLDDPKVIGEFAGIVRTKEYLDTLLVMTYADSKGTSEASWSGYKEASIRQLYHNTLQFMDAPADFMRRAAVPMDEVRAGVAKELGAEFDLEISAHFQHMPRSYFNFREPAQIADHIRQFRQFFTQLMVEEAEAGLLPVMTWTDHVEQGYSELTVTCWDRHQLLARISGALSAESINILSADLYQRGDNLVLDMFRVCNTNFAAVTSKTARQRVEASVRQAFLAQKFDFGPAIAKTRKAIPGYDEVMSEIPQRVYINNELSHDQTIVELQVVDRLGLLYDVFMAIGKLGLNITHARIGTEKGVAIDSIYVQDENGRKLSTRLVLDTLQGKIEEAVFG; this is encoded by the coding sequence ATGACTGTACAGGAGTATCAGCGCCGTTTGGAAGCCGCCGCGCAAAAGGTGTTCGGCAAAGACGTGGCGCTACCCCGTGGCCGCACGGAGACGTTGAAACTCTGCAAGCGGTTTCTGCGCCTCAAGGAGCAGCGAATCAAGCAACGTCATCGAGCAGGCGGAAGTGGGGTGGAGATCTGCCGCATGCGGTCCGATGTCATGGACTACATCGTGCGGCTGCTGTGGCAGGAATGCCTAGCCGCGCTGGAACCTGCGGTGAGGAATAAGCTGAATCTCAGCGTGGTGGCTCACGGTGGATATGGGCGGCAGGTGATGAGCCCGGGCAGTGATGTGGACCTGACTTTCATGCTGCCGGGGAATAGCTCGAACGTTTCTCCGGAGTTGGCCAAGTTGATCGGAGACTACCTGCTGTTCTTTTATGACATGAAGCTGAAGGTGGGCCACGGCACGCGCAGCGTGGGTGACTGCCTGAAGCTGGCGAATGAAAGCATGGAGACCAAAACGGCGCTGATGGAGGCGCGTTTTCTCTGTGGTAGTGAGGAGGCCATTCAGGATTTCCGCGCTCGTTTTGACAAGGAGTGCATGACCGGGCGCGAGGCAGAATTTCTCAAGCTGCGTCAGCAAGATCTTGCGAGTCGTCACAATAAATACGGCGGCACGAACTGCGTGCAGGAGCCGAACGTCAAAAATGGCTGCGGTGGCCTGCGCGATTACCAGAACCTCATCTGGATGACTTATGCGAAGCTGGGCACGCTGAATCCGCAAGACCTGGTAACGAAGGGACTGCTGACTCCTGCGGGGTGGAAAGAGATCCAGCAGGCCTACGACTTCATCCTGCGCACGCGCAATGAGATGCACTACACAGAGAAGCGTGCCAGCGACATCCTGACCCTGCGCCTGCAAGGATTTGTGGCTACGAATCTAGGCTATCGGCACAAGCGAATCCTGCGCCGTATCGAGGCCTTCATGCGCGAGTACTACATGGCCACGCGGGACATCCTCCAGCGTAGCAGTGAAGTGATGGACAGGTTTCACCTTCAGGCTTTGGAAGATGAAAGCACGCGTAAGGGATTGCTAAACTTCATGGTTAGGCGCAAGACGGCGCTGAAGAGGGCTGAGAAGTTTGATGGTTTCATTGCCAAAAATGAGCGCTTGTTTGTCGAAGATAAGGCTCTCTTTAAAGAAGACCCCAGCAAGCTCATGCAGGTGTTTCTTCACACCCAGCAGCGGCATCTGCGGCTGAGTCCAGAGCTATTCCAGCTCATGCAGGAAAGCTTCCGTCTGGTGAATGTGAGCTATCGGTATAACAAAGGGGTGAGAGAAACCTTTGAGGCCATTCTTTCCTGCAAAGGGGATGTGGCACGGGTGATGCGGCAGATGCATCGCGTGGGTTTTCTGGGGCGCTACATGCCGGAATTTGGCGCGCTGACCTGCCTGGTGCAGCATGAATTTTTTCATCGTTACACGGCAGATGAGCACACGCTGCGCACGCTGGATAAGCTGGACGAACTCAGCGGCCCTCCCAAGCCTGGGCTGAGTCTTTATCAAAACCTTCTGCATGAACTGGCGCAGCCGGCGATCTTGTATCTGGCCCTGCTGCTGCATGATGCGGGCCGCGCAGCCAATGCGAAGGCCCATGATGCTGAAAGCACCGTGATGGCGGATGCCGTATGCCGCCGCCTCCAGATCAAAGGGGAGAAGCGCAAGCTTCTGCTGTTTTTGGTGGATAATCACCTGCTGATGTATCGCACCGCGACGACGATGAATCTGGATGATCCGAAGGTGATCGGCGAATTTGCCGGCATCGTGCGGACGAAGGAGTATCTGGACACACTTTTGGTGATGACCTATGCGGATTCCAAGGGCACCAGCGAAGCGAGTTGGTCCGGTTACAAAGAGGCCTCCATCCGCCAACTGTACCACAACACGCTGCAATTTATGGATGCGCCGGCGGACTTCATGCGCCGTGCAGCAGTGCCCATGGATGAGGTGAGAGCGGGTGTGGCGAAAGAACTGGGGGCTGAATTTGACCTGGAAATCAGCGCGCACTTCCAGCACATGCCGCGCAGTTACTTTAACTTCCGAGAGCCCGCACAGATCGCGGATCACATCCGCCAATTTCGCCAGTTTTTTACCCAGCTCATGGTGGAGGAGGCGGAGGCTGGCCTCCTACCGGTGATGACCTGGACGGACCATGTGGAGCAAGGCTACAGCGAACTGACGGTCACCTGCTGGGACCGCCATCAGTTGCTGGCGCGTATTTCAGGGGCGCTCTCTGCGGAAAGCATCAACATTCTGAGTGCCGATCTCTACCAACGCGGAGATAATCTGGTGCTGGATATGTTCCGCGTCTGCAATACGAACTTTGCGGCGGTGACGAGCAAGACAGCGAGGCAGCGGGTGGAGGCCTCCGTCCGCCAGGCTTTCCTGGCGCAGAAGTTTGATTTCGGTCCTGCCATCGCGAAAACGCGTAAAGCCATTCCTGGTTATGATGAGGTGATGTCCGAGATCCCACAGCGGGTTTACATCAACAACGAACTCTCGCATGACCAGACCATCGTGGAACTGCAGGTGGTGGACCGCCTGGGGCTTTTGTACGATGTTTTCATGGCCATCGGCAAGCTGGGGCTGAACATCACACATGCGCGCATCGGCACAGAAAAAGGCGTGGCGATTGACTCCATCTATGTGCAGGACGAAAATGGGAGGAAGCTTTCGACCCGACTCGTTTTGGACACCTTGCAGGGCAAGATCGAGGAGGCCGTGTTTGGTTAA
- a CDS encoding S1C family serine protease, with the protein MSVASSDIHAAEPVKVTLKNGAQVQGEVLRERDDVLMLDLGFTVLNVPRLEIASQEKAGTQKVSGPSEAESEDMYFVEPGREPLAVDKNVLRVGESVVQIQTSSGLGSGFIINKLGHVVTNQHVIAGEREISVVVYRKKNGGLEKEVFPKIKIIAMNGFLDLAILQIDDPAVSKLPFAPLGDSDMLIQGQPVFAIGSPLGLERSVSQGIVSVRARETRGAWSIQSTTQINPGNSGGPLFNARGEVVGVNNMKLAGVGVEGLGFSIPANLLKLFLKNRDAFAFDPRNPNSGFRYLSPPAPASAPAPETTPKTPETQP; encoded by the coding sequence TTGAGCGTTGCCAGCAGCGACATTCATGCGGCAGAGCCCGTGAAGGTAACGCTGAAAAATGGTGCTCAGGTGCAGGGGGAGGTGCTTCGTGAACGCGATGATGTGCTGATGCTGGACCTGGGCTTCACCGTGCTGAATGTGCCACGGCTGGAGATCGCCAGTCAGGAAAAAGCCGGGACACAGAAAGTCTCTGGCCCGAGTGAGGCGGAAAGCGAAGACATGTACTTTGTGGAGCCTGGACGTGAGCCTCTGGCGGTGGATAAGAACGTCCTGCGCGTGGGAGAATCTGTGGTGCAGATCCAGACATCCTCCGGGCTAGGTTCAGGCTTCATCATCAATAAGTTAGGCCACGTGGTGACCAATCAACACGTGATCGCTGGTGAGCGAGAAATCTCCGTGGTGGTCTATCGCAAAAAGAATGGCGGGCTGGAAAAGGAGGTTTTCCCGAAGATCAAGATCATCGCAATGAATGGCTTTCTGGATTTGGCCATTTTGCAGATTGATGATCCGGCTGTGAGCAAGCTGCCCTTTGCGCCTTTGGGGGATTCAGACATGCTCATTCAGGGGCAGCCTGTGTTTGCCATCGGCAGTCCTTTGGGCCTGGAGCGTTCTGTCTCTCAGGGCATCGTCAGTGTGCGTGCTCGCGAGACCCGCGGTGCTTGGTCCATTCAGAGCACCACGCAGATCAATCCAGGAAACTCGGGTGGACCACTCTTTAATGCCCGTGGGGAGGTGGTGGGAGTGAACAATATGAAGCTGGCGGGTGTCGGTGTGGAGGGTCTTGGCTTTTCCATCCCTGCAAACTTGCTGAAACTGTTCCTCAAAAACCGGGATGCTTTTGCCTTTGACCCTCGCAACCCCAACAGCGGCTTTCGCTACCTTTCCCCTCCGGCTCCGGCCAGTGCCCCAGCTCCTGAAACAACTCCTAAAACCCCAGAGACTCAGCCATGA
- the rlmB gene encoding 23S rRNA (guanosine(2251)-2'-O)-methyltransferase RlmB — MPKPAPVARQNRHSSPTTGHVPVYDEDDLSLLLEGKENPLVLILDCIQDPHNLGACLRTADAAGCDCVVMPKDKSAPISDTVIRVSCGGAENIPLVRVTNLVRAMEKLKKLGIWIVGTADETTKSIYDLDLKGPTAIVMGAEGDGMRRLTGEHCDFLVRIPMAGRVPCLNVSVATGVSLFEVVRQRQGKK, encoded by the coding sequence ATGCCCAAGCCCGCACCCGTCGCCCGTCAGAACCGCCACTCGTCTCCCACCACGGGGCACGTGCCTGTGTATGATGAAGATGACCTGTCTCTGCTGCTGGAGGGGAAAGAAAACCCGCTCGTGCTCATCCTGGACTGCATCCAGGATCCGCACAACCTGGGGGCCTGCCTGCGCACGGCCGATGCGGCGGGCTGTGATTGCGTGGTGATGCCGAAGGACAAGTCTGCGCCCATCTCCGATACCGTCATCCGCGTCTCGTGCGGCGGTGCCGAAAACATCCCTCTCGTGCGCGTGACGAATCTGGTCCGCGCTATGGAAAAGCTGAAGAAACTGGGCATCTGGATCGTCGGCACGGCGGATGAAACCACGAAGTCCATCTACGATCTGGATCTCAAAGGCCCCACGGCCATCGTCATGGGTGCTGAAGGCGACGGCATGCGCCGCCTGACAGGGGAGCATTGCGATTTCCTCGTCCGCATCCCCATGGCAGGTCGCGTGCCGTGTCTGAACGTCTCCGTGGCGACGGGTGTGTCTTTGTTTGAAGTGGTGCGCCAGCGGCAGGGGAAGAAGTAG
- a CDS encoding Dabb family protein, translating to MQKAIAIFSFAALSLLASCTTCPMGHKTTAQGKVEHVVLLWLKKPGDAADRAAIIAAAKGFQKDIPGIQHLSVGTPLASERPVVDDSFDVGLVMRFATPADLAVYEKHPAHVKAVNEILKPKAKKLLVYDVVAQ from the coding sequence ATGCAAAAAGCCATCGCCATCTTTTCCTTTGCCGCCCTCAGCCTGCTCGCCTCCTGCACCACTTGCCCCATGGGGCACAAGACCACTGCCCAGGGCAAGGTAGAGCACGTCGTCCTCCTGTGGCTGAAAAAGCCGGGCGATGCCGCAGATCGGGCCGCCATCATCGCTGCGGCCAAGGGTTTCCAAAAGGATATCCCCGGCATCCAGCACCTCAGCGTGGGCACCCCGCTGGCCAGTGAGCGCCCGGTGGTGGACGATAGTTTCGACGTGGGTCTGGTGATGCGCTTTGCCACCCCGGCGGACCTGGCCGTGTATGAAAAACACCCCGCGCACGTGAAAGCGGTGAACGAGATCCTGAAACCGAAGGCCAAAAAACTGCTGGTTTATGACGTGGTGGCCCAGTAG
- a CDS encoding outer membrane protein assembly factor BamB family protein — translation MKEASRLFFCLYLFSGALPAQEAQPFDRLTFHHAPKPLAAGAKTSDWPRVLGPSHDASTPETHLLKTWPATGLSPVWEVTTGEAYTSPILSGDYCVIFHALEKQETVECLHRETGQRFWSQAYPIEYQDRYGFGNGPRSSPVISQGVVVTLGVTSQLHAYDLKTGKVLWAHDLRKEYNVPQDFFGAGSSPLILDGLVIVNVGGKAEAFDGFEDRRDRAAKLATKGVSVAAFDLTTGAVKWKVEDEWGASYASPIPAKLHGQTKVLIYAGGESDPAIGGLLCIDPTTGTVHSRFPWRDEEYIQATGSSPVVVPEKNRAFITTCYPKNQPLGGVMVEYDAQFQVKEVWHSKKIGVHWMTPVYHEGHLYAIDGERENNSRLVCVNADTGAEVWGRNIEWEDAAFATAQGRSKPVRLSILRASLLKVEGHFLCLGETGSLHTLKLSPQGCEEVSRTQLFYALNTWSLPSLSHGLLYVHQQAESLDRKNGTRIVCYDLRGE, via the coding sequence ATGAAGGAAGCGTCGAGACTGTTTTTCTGCCTGTACCTGTTTTCTGGAGCCCTCCCTGCCCAGGAGGCGCAGCCTTTTGACCGGCTCACCTTTCACCATGCACCGAAACCCCTGGCCGCTGGAGCAAAAACCAGTGACTGGCCGCGCGTGCTGGGCCCCAGCCACGATGCCAGCACACCCGAAACCCACCTCTTAAAAACCTGGCCCGCGACTGGCCTGTCACCTGTTTGGGAAGTGACCACGGGCGAGGCCTACACCTCCCCCATCCTCAGCGGTGACTACTGCGTGATTTTCCACGCGCTGGAGAAGCAGGAAACCGTGGAGTGCCTGCACCGGGAAACGGGCCAGCGATTCTGGAGCCAGGCCTACCCCATCGAGTACCAGGACCGCTACGGGTTCGGCAATGGCCCGCGTAGCAGTCCGGTCATCTCCCAGGGTGTGGTGGTGACGCTGGGCGTGACGTCCCAGCTTCACGCTTACGATTTAAAGACCGGCAAGGTGCTGTGGGCGCATGACCTGCGAAAGGAATACAACGTGCCACAGGATTTCTTCGGCGCGGGCTCCTCGCCCCTGATTTTAGATGGGCTCGTCATTGTCAATGTAGGTGGCAAGGCGGAGGCATTCGATGGCTTTGAAGACCGCCGAGATCGTGCGGCGAAGCTGGCCACGAAAGGCGTCAGCGTGGCTGCTTTTGACCTAACCACAGGGGCGGTGAAATGGAAGGTGGAGGATGAATGGGGTGCCAGTTATGCCTCGCCCATTCCTGCGAAGCTGCACGGCCAGACGAAGGTTCTCATCTATGCCGGAGGAGAGAGTGATCCCGCCATCGGCGGCCTGCTATGCATTGACCCGACCACCGGCACCGTACACAGCCGCTTTCCTTGGCGGGATGAGGAATACATCCAGGCTACCGGCAGCAGCCCTGTGGTAGTCCCAGAAAAAAATCGTGCTTTCATCACCACCTGCTACCCAAAGAATCAGCCGTTAGGCGGTGTGATGGTGGAATATGATGCGCAGTTCCAGGTCAAAGAAGTCTGGCATTCCAAAAAGATCGGCGTGCACTGGATGACACCCGTTTATCACGAAGGCCACCTTTACGCGATTGATGGCGAGCGCGAAAACAATTCCCGCCTCGTCTGCGTGAATGCAGACACGGGGGCGGAGGTGTGGGGAAGAAACATCGAGTGGGAAGACGCTGCCTTTGCCACCGCCCAGGGCCGCAGCAAACCCGTGCGCCTAAGCATCCTGCGAGCCAGCCTTTTGAAGGTGGAGGGTCACTTCCTCTGCTTGGGTGAAACCGGCAGCCTGCACACGCTGAAACTTTCCCCCCAGGGCTGTGAGGAGGTCTCCCGCACTCAGCTCTTTTACGCGCTGAATACCTGGAGCCTGCCCTCCCTGAGCCACGGCCTGCTTTACGTGCACCAGCAGGCGGAATCGCTGGATCGAAAAAACGGCACCCGCATCGTTTGTTATGACCTGCGGGGTGAATGA
- a CDS encoding adenine phosphoribosyltransferase: protein MSPDSLERLSSTIRDVPDFPQPGILFKDITPVLADAHLLQEAIEGMAEIFAGQKVDKVVGIDARGFIFGAMIAQRLGAGFVPVRKKGKLPWKTRGVDYSLEYGTNSVEMHLDALAPGERVVLADDLLATGGTAGAALELIRQSGAELLGSVFFIELAFLCGRERLEGMGPIHSLLKF from the coding sequence ATGTCTCCCGATTCCCTCGAACGCCTTAGCTCCACGATCCGTGATGTGCCGGATTTTCCTCAACCCGGCATTCTTTTCAAAGATATCACGCCGGTGCTGGCGGATGCGCATCTTCTCCAAGAGGCCATTGAAGGCATGGCGGAAATCTTCGCCGGTCAGAAGGTGGATAAGGTGGTGGGCATTGATGCCCGTGGCTTTATTTTTGGTGCTATGATCGCGCAGCGGCTAGGGGCTGGTTTTGTACCCGTGCGGAAAAAGGGCAAGTTGCCCTGGAAGACCCGCGGGGTGGACTATAGTCTGGAGTATGGCACGAACAGTGTGGAGATGCACCTGGATGCCCTAGCCCCCGGGGAGCGGGTGGTGCTGGCGGATGATCTGCTGGCCACCGGTGGCACGGCTGGCGCGGCGCTGGAACTGATCCGCCAGTCCGGGGCTGAGTTGCTTGGCTCAGTCTTTTTCATTGAGCTGGCTTTTCTCTGCGGTCGTGAACGACTGGAGGGTATGGGGCCGATTCATTCGCTGCTGAAGTTTTGA
- a CDS encoding serine/threonine-protein kinase, protein MSATPDPSSTPELTDSQAQGLWQAGQPPVHGATWVPPSVASLQASLPQFQVQAFIARGGMGAVYRAVQPALERTVAIKVLPPELARLDPAFSLRFQQEARAMARLKHPRVVTVHEAGETHDGLPYLVMELVEGMDLAQWLKSTGPLPQDEAIRITAQVCDALAYMHSQGVIHRDIKPSNIMVGPEGQVKVMDFGLARQPLQAGESLTLSDVAVGSPDFIAPEAFSPGLSLDGRADVYAVGVLLYQMLTGHLPKGRFALPTQLRRDAYAGLDRVVDRALQTDRDQRYPSVHEMQQDLSSLYLEKPTAAPSPWTRRRLTSGLIVSVATATTAAAWFWLRPAAPPPAMASDSLPWINLTTQMDPVLDRFWSIGRVGKNQWHRQGTDFVYTPDGRVGKLICPGLLECGDFDLEICYTPTSPDIPLYVDFPKESQQGLQNGVCSIELSSRRILTHGRVLWESPGATYTPGKRLTIRLEIRNVLEARHLRVGYDGRWLGKAEIGPVKKVRGGLGFGMDSGATGLTVHHFKLLPGKDSRWIADRSLAFHGPANMAPKDK, encoded by the coding sequence ATGTCTGCCACCCCAGACCCTTCATCCACCCCTGAGCTGACGGATTCTCAGGCGCAGGGGCTATGGCAGGCGGGTCAACCTCCTGTGCATGGGGCTACCTGGGTGCCCCCCTCCGTCGCTTCCTTGCAGGCATCCCTGCCACAGTTTCAGGTGCAGGCCTTCATCGCTCGCGGCGGCATGGGCGCCGTGTACCGTGCCGTGCAGCCCGCTCTGGAACGAACCGTAGCCATCAAGGTACTGCCGCCTGAGCTAGCCCGGCTAGACCCCGCCTTCAGCCTGCGCTTTCAGCAGGAAGCGCGAGCGATGGCACGGCTGAAGCACCCCCGCGTGGTCACCGTCCATGAAGCGGGTGAAACTCACGATGGCCTGCCCTATCTGGTCATGGAATTGGTGGAGGGCATGGACCTGGCGCAGTGGCTAAAAAGCACGGGCCCCCTGCCACAGGATGAGGCCATCCGCATCACCGCCCAGGTCTGCGATGCGCTGGCCTACATGCACAGCCAGGGTGTGATCCACCGCGATATCAAGCCCTCCAACATCATGGTGGGGCCTGAGGGTCAGGTAAAGGTGATGGACTTCGGCCTTGCTCGCCAGCCTTTGCAGGCGGGTGAATCCCTCACACTCAGCGACGTGGCCGTGGGCAGCCCCGACTTCATCGCGCCTGAAGCCTTTTCCCCCGGCCTGTCTCTGGATGGCCGCGCAGACGTGTATGCCGTGGGCGTGCTGCTTTACCAGATGTTGACCGGCCACCTGCCGAAGGGCCGCTTTGCCCTGCCCACCCAACTGCGGCGGGATGCCTATGCGGGCCTGGACCGCGTGGTGGACCGCGCTCTGCAAACAGATCGTGACCAGCGCTACCCCAGCGTCCATGAGATGCAGCAGGACCTCTCGTCCCTGTATCTGGAAAAACCCACTGCTGCGCCCAGTCCCTGGACACGCCGCCGCCTCACCAGCGGTCTCATCGTCAGCGTGGCCACCGCCACCACAGCAGCCGCTTGGTTTTGGCTCCGTCCCGCTGCTCCTCCGCCAGCCATGGCCAGTGACTCACTGCCATGGATCAATCTCACCACACAGATGGATCCCGTGCTGGACCGCTTTTGGTCCATCGGTCGCGTGGGCAAAAACCAGTGGCACCGGCAGGGCACGGACTTCGTTTACACCCCTGATGGTCGCGTGGGCAAACTCATCTGCCCCGGCCTCCTGGAGTGTGGGGACTTCGACCTTGAAATCTGCTACACCCCCACTTCCCCAGACATCCCGCTCTACGTGGACTTCCCCAAAGAATCCCAGCAAGGCCTGCAAAATGGCGTTTGTTCGATAGAGCTCAGCTCCCGGCGCATCCTTACCCATGGGCGTGTCCTGTGGGAAAGTCCTGGGGCCACTTACACCCCCGGCAAGCGCCTAACCATCAGATTGGAAATTCGCAACGTCCTTGAGGCTCGTCACCTGCGTGTCGGTTACGATGGGCGGTGGCTGGGCAAAGCGGAAATAGGTCCTGTGAAAAAAGTGCGAGGGGGCCTAGGCTTCGGCATGGACAGCGGGGCTACGGGCCTAACCGTGCATCATTTCAAATTGCTACCCGGCAAGGACAGCCGCTGGATCGCCGACCGCTCCCTCGCCTTTCACGGCCCGGCCAACATGGCCCCGAAGGACAAGTAG